The Macrobrachium rosenbergii isolate ZJJX-2024 chromosome 46, ASM4041242v1, whole genome shotgun sequence genome has a window encoding:
- the LOC136830304 gene encoding squamous cell carcinoma antigen recognized by T-cells 3-like — MASVEEEEMEYENEEEEEDELEEHLEEEEELSDEDEDEVLDAVKEEALRYKVQELKMQLARNVLCYEAHVNLIGALRSLVELEGAREAREAMHKLYPLSPELWLDWVRDEQKVCTTKEERDYITTLFDRAVKDYTSVQAWVEYVMFMLGGGDMDATRAVGDQALMAVGTHVAEGILVWQVVLLVEKQVYAGMQKPGAIEMEDEKKNLEKQLGRIQDLYRRQARVPLLNLDPQSFLDEAAEYFGGSIEPQMRVDLDKAQKKLDEKIPFEDELLKCDSDQERLTIYRRYISFVQDTDNPAAVQSLYERAVTDHCLDAGLWEEYVRYLLKQFQGLDYVVLPVCERSQRNCPWSASLCSQHIRALQLFAQRGDNSLTKKIKGALEIGLGCGLQSGSEATRMWMAYLVYLRRQIDWDKEFEKPLHDVREACQQAIEMIDDNFGEEGDIDSEVARFWARIETELAKNPERSREIWNDIIMKRNDNFKNSSLWLEFINLERSYGSEKHCRKLFRRALERVWDSVEVIGDAYRHFEQEVGTLDTMEDFIKRYDDRMAIVRRKRAEDAAKLQAEEDAKKDRFSKMKDRGRSIKRSNKDRQTNGHSQDDAVFKAPLNVPKKPKGFTYEAVSSQSMCNKDPEPPPSFRNAVAPPPGFTSNAGSSGGSKSDMVPPPGFKDDGGPPPGYKGDVAPPPGFKRKADGVEAEAQAKKAKLAEAYGICTDKDTDDDLTTVFISNLAFGIDKQDIIPLFSGCGEIKDFRLVKDYKCRSKGYGYLVFKTQEAVKKALEMDRVSLNDRPVYVSKYDPEGQSHYFKYAVGEEKNKLFIRGLPFDMSQDDVKEAFLPHGEIKDIRLVSFRNGYSKGTCYIEYQSEEMAEKVRQAMDGKELRGKVISVLISNPPSKDKSNNPKPTVKEDTLGSKNKGKNIPGARKKGMFDLMPRSLMRASGSSEKDEKAATEESVKPKSNDDFRKMFLK; from the exons ATGGCGAGtgtggaagaggaagaaatggagtacgagaacgaagaagaagaggaggacgaGTTGGAGGAGCacctcgaggaggaggaggaattgtcTGATGAGGACGAAGATGAAGTGCTGGATGCTGTCAAGGAGGAGGCCCTCCGCTACAAAGTGCAGGAGTTGAAGATGCAG CTTGCCAGGAACGTCTTGTGTTATGAGGCTCACGTGAACTTGATAGGCGCTCTGAGATCCCTCGTGGAGCTGGAAGGAGCCCGCGAAGCCCGAGAAGCCATGCACAAATTGTATCCGCTTTCACCCG AATTATGGCTCGACTGGGTCAGAGATGAGCAGAAAGTTTGTAcaacaaaagaggaaagagattaCATCACAACTTTGTTCGATCGTGCAGTCAAAGATTACACAA GTGTACAAGCCTGGGTGGAATATGTTATGTTCATGCTTGGCGGAGGAGACATGGATGCCACACGTGCGGTAGGGGATCAAGCTCTCATGGCTGTTGGCACACACGTGGCAGAAGGAATACTGGTCTGGCAGGTCGTTCTCTTAGTGGAAAAGCAG GTATATGCAGGAATGCAGAAACCTGGTGCAATTGAAATGGAGGATGAGAAGAAAAATCTTGAGAAGCAACTCGGCAGAATTCAAGATCTGTACAGAAGACAGGCACGAGTGCCTTTGCTCAATTTAGACCCACAGAGCTTCTTAGATGAGGCAGCTGAATACTTTGGTGGCAGCATTGAACCACAGATGAGAGTGGACCTTGATAAGGCACAGAAGAAACTGGACGAGAAAATACCTTTTGAAGACGAACTG CTGAAATGTGATAGCGACCAAGAGAGGTTAACCATTTATCGCCGCTACATCTCTTTCGTTCAAGACACCGACAACCCAGCAGCAGTGCAGAGCTTGTATGAAAGAGCAGTTACCGATCACTGCCTTGATGCAG GCTTGTGGGAAGAATATGTTCGATACCTACTGAAGCAGTTCCAGGGCCTTGATTACGTTGTGTTACCAGTCTGTGAACGAAGTCAGAGAAATTGCCCCTGGTCTGCTTCCCTTTGCTCACAGCACATCAGAGCTTTGCAGTTGTTTGCTCAAAGGGGTGACAATAGTCTCACCAAGAAAATTAAAG GTGCCTTAGAAATAGGTCTTGGCTGTGGTCTCCAGTCTGGTAGCGAAGCCACTCGTATGTGGATGGCATATCTGGTATACTTGCGCCGACAAATCGATTGGGATAAGGAGTTTGAAAAGCCATTGCACGATGTTAGAGAAGCGTGCCAACAGGCTATTGAAATGATTGATGACA actTTGGGGAGGAAGGAGACATTGACAGCGAGGTCGCTAGATTCTGGGCACGTATTGAAACGGAATTGGCAAAAAACCCTGAGAGATCAAGAGAGATCTGGAATGACATTATTATGAAGAGAAACGACAACTTTAAGAACTCCAGTCTGTGGCTTGAGTTTATAAATCTGGAAAG GAGTTACGGATCTGAGAAACATTGTAGAAAGCTTTTTCGTCGTGCCCTAGAACGTGTCTGGGACTCTGTGGAAGTGATTGGTGATGCATATCGTCATTTTGAACAAGAAGTTGGAACATTGGACACTATGGAGGACTTCATCAAAAGATATGATGacag GATGGCAATAGTCAGGCGAAAGAGAGCCGAAGATGCAGCAAAATTGCAAGCGGAAGAAGATGCCAAAAAAGATAGATTCAGCAAGATGAAAGACCGCGGCAGGAGCATCAAGAGGTcaaacaaagacagacagaccaaCGGGCACTCCCAG GATGATGCTGTATTCAAAGCTCCTCTTAATGTTCCAAAGAAACCCAAAG GTTTCACATATGAAGCTGTTTCATCACAGTCAATGTGCAATAAGGATCCTGAACCACCACCAAGTTTCAGAAATGCTGTAGCTCCTCCTCCAGGATTTACAAGTAATGCAGGATCTTCAGGAGGCAGTAAGAGTGATATGGTACCACCACCTGGCTTTAAGGATGATGGTGGTCCTCCCCCAGGCTACAAAGGTGATGTTGCTCCACCCCCTGGTTTTAAACGAAAAGCTGATGGAGTGGAGGCAGAAGCTCAAGCTAAAAAAGCTAAAC ttgCAGAGGCCTATGGCATTTGTACAGATAAAGATACTGATGATGATTTGACCACAGTATTCATTAGCAACTTGGCCTTTGGAATAGATAAGCAGGACATCATTCCGTTGTTCTCTGGATGTGGTGAAATAAAGGATTTCCGACTAGTCAAAGATTACAAGTGCCGCAGTAAGGGATATGGATACCTTgtttttaaaacacaagaagcTGTGAAGAAAGCTTTAGAAATGGACCGCGTCTCTCTCAATGACAGACCTGTATATGTCTCAAAGTATGACCCAGAAGGACAAAGTCACTACTTTAAGTATGCAGTGGGTGAGGAGAAAAACAAGCTTTTTATCCGTGGATTGCCATTTGACATGTCACAGGACGACGTTAAAGAAGCATTTCTTCCCCATGGCGAAATCAAAGACATCAGACTTGTCAGCTTCAGGAATGGCTATTCGAAAGGGACTTGCTACATTGAGTACCAAAGCGAGGAAATGGCTGAAAAAGTACGCCAAGCAATGGATGGTAAAGAACTTCGAGGCAAAGTTATTAGTGTGCTGATTAGCAATCCCCCGTCAAAGGATAAGTCAAACAATCCCAAGCCCACAGTCAAAGAAGATACACTTGGaagtaaaaataaaggtaaaaatataccTGGTGCCCGCAAGAAAGGCATGTTTGACTTGATGCCAAGATCATTAATGCGTGCTTCAGGTTCCTCTGAAAAAGATGAGAAAGCTGCAACAGAGGAATCTGTTAAACCCAAGTCTAATGATGACTTTAGGAAAATGTTCCTTAAGTAA